One window from the genome of Streptomyces sp. NBC_01476 encodes:
- a CDS encoding cellulose binding domain-containing protein, translating to MAVCTAAGLACAALTALPASAAQDSLTAQYRTSASGATADQAEPWLEVTNTGSTTVPLSRVTVRYYFTSDGAGVSYRFACSWAVKGCANVTGTFGTLANPTATADRYLEVGFTSGAGSLAPGQNTGDLQLRFYRADWQTITQSDDYSFNGAQTSYANWPKVTVQDSGAVVYGTAPAGNDPTPPTTPPTTPPTSPGGGTPDGPTLFDDFSYTTSSDAAIGQHGWTVKSGQGGPGVAGATWAPGDVTFVTDGSSKVMNLKLTTDGTAAGTRETEIQTTAQKFKNGTYAARVKFDDTPDGGPDGDHVNQTFFNFTPLNAPMDPNYSEQDFEYLPNGGWGETQNIMYETTWETYNPDPWNAVNTHGQQYGSLDGWHDLQITIDNTSVTYFIDGQVVATHGEPYLPEGGQFIDFNHWLIDLAGQTGTTSRSYNERVDYVYFVKDQVLSPAQVQSAVSGLRAAGTAFKDTVPAS from the coding sequence ATGGCGGTGTGCACGGCCGCCGGCCTCGCCTGCGCCGCGCTCACCGCGCTGCCCGCGTCCGCGGCGCAGGACTCGCTCACCGCCCAGTACCGCACCAGCGCCTCCGGCGCCACCGCCGACCAGGCCGAGCCATGGCTGGAGGTCACCAACACCGGCAGCACCACGGTGCCGCTCAGCCGGGTCACCGTGCGGTACTACTTCACGTCCGACGGCGCTGGGGTGAGTTACCGCTTCGCCTGCTCATGGGCGGTCAAGGGCTGCGCCAATGTCACCGGGACGTTCGGCACGCTCGCCAACCCGACGGCCACCGCGGACCGTTACCTGGAGGTCGGCTTCACCTCGGGCGCCGGTTCGCTCGCCCCCGGCCAGAACACCGGTGACCTGCAACTGCGGTTCTACCGGGCCGACTGGCAGACCATCACCCAGTCCGACGACTACTCCTTCAACGGCGCCCAGACCTCCTACGCGAACTGGCCGAAGGTGACCGTGCAGGACAGCGGAGCCGTGGTGTACGGCACCGCGCCGGCCGGCAACGACCCGACGCCGCCCACCACGCCCCCCACCACCCCGCCGACGAGTCCGGGCGGCGGCACGCCCGACGGGCCCACGCTCTTCGACGACTTCAGCTACACCACCAGCTCCGACGCGGCGATCGGGCAGCACGGCTGGACGGTGAAGTCCGGCCAGGGCGGCCCCGGGGTGGCCGGAGCCACCTGGGCGCCCGGCGACGTCACCTTCGTCACCGACGGGTCGAGCAAGGTGATGAACCTCAAGCTCACCACCGACGGCACCGCGGCCGGCACCCGGGAGACCGAGATCCAGACCACCGCGCAGAAGTTCAAGAACGGCACCTACGCGGCCCGGGTGAAGTTCGACGACACCCCTGACGGCGGCCCGGACGGCGACCACGTCAACCAGACCTTCTTCAACTTCACACCGCTGAACGCGCCGATGGACCCGAACTACAGCGAGCAGGACTTCGAGTACCTGCCCAACGGCGGCTGGGGCGAGACCCAGAACATCATGTACGAGACCACCTGGGAGACGTACAACCCGGACCCCTGGAACGCGGTCAACACCCACGGCCAGCAGTACGGGAGCCTGGACGGCTGGCACGACCTGCAGATCACCATCGACAACACCAGCGTCACGTACTTCATCGACGGCCAGGTGGTGGCGACCCACGGCGAGCCGTACCTGCCCGAGGGCGGCCAGTTCATCGACTTCAACCACTGGCTGATCGACCTGGCCGGCCAGACCGGCACCACCTCGCGCTCGTACAACGAGCGGGTCGACTACGTCTACTTCGTCAAGGACCAGGTGCTCTCCCCGGCCCAGGTCCAGTCCGCCGTCTCCGGCCTGCGCGCCGCCGGCACCGCCTTCAAGGACACCGTCCCGGCGAGCTGA
- a CDS encoding GntR family transcriptional regulator has translation MGREPVRSALKRERVRDHLMELVESRDPGDAIPSERTLCDQLGVSRPTLRSAVDELVTTGLLVREHGRGMFVARAKITQELVPDASTHRLPQASGSWASQVLELTTVQAGARVGRKLRISPAAEITYIARLRLVDGEPMAIEYLHVPAGLVRGLRPADMESGDFYDLLRDRHGVRVHEAVQSIEPTVTNEEEARLIGVPVLSPALLFERLTRDDTGRPVEYVHSVYRGDRYRIVSRLALGDGAPAGPAGLPDGGRHHPGIPPGDLAGRGEVSAQMVGDVQPAD, from the coding sequence ATGGGCAGGGAGCCGGTGCGCTCGGCGCTGAAACGCGAACGGGTCCGCGACCACCTGATGGAGCTCGTGGAGTCACGCGACCCCGGCGACGCGATCCCGTCCGAGCGCACCCTCTGCGACCAACTCGGCGTCTCCCGGCCGACGTTGCGCTCCGCGGTCGACGAACTGGTCACCACCGGGCTGCTGGTGCGCGAGCACGGCCGCGGCATGTTCGTGGCCCGCGCCAAGATCACCCAGGAGCTGGTGCCGGACGCCAGCACCCACCGCCTGCCGCAGGCGTCCGGCAGTTGGGCCAGCCAGGTGCTGGAACTCACCACGGTCCAGGCCGGCGCCCGCGTCGGCCGCAAGCTGCGGATCTCGCCGGCCGCCGAGATCACCTACATCGCCCGGCTCCGGCTGGTCGACGGTGAGCCGATGGCCATCGAGTACCTGCACGTGCCGGCCGGCCTGGTCCGCGGACTGCGCCCGGCCGACATGGAGTCCGGTGACTTCTACGACCTGCTGCGCGACCGCCATGGGGTGCGGGTCCACGAGGCGGTCCAGTCGATCGAGCCGACCGTCACCAACGAGGAGGAGGCCCGGCTGATCGGTGTCCCCGTCCTCTCCCCTGCGCTGCTCTTCGAACGCCTCACCAGGGACGACACCGGACGGCCGGTCGAGTACGTGCACTCCGTCTACCGCGGTGACCGCTACCGCATCGTCTCCCGCCTCGCGCTCGGCGACGGAGCCCCGGCCGGCCCCGCGGGCCTGCCGGACGGAGGCCGCCACCATCCCGGTATTCCGCCGGGCGACCTCGCCGGGCGCGGGGAGGTGTCGGCCCAGATGGTGGGTGATGTGCAGCCGGCCGACTGA
- a CDS encoding carbohydrate ABC transporter permease has translation MTTGTVRPPVRRRTTGRALRRLPLNLAALLTLAVTAFPVYWMLITALKPTSDIQADNPSFLPLHPTLAHFRTAVDADGFGTFWRNSLTVTLGAVLMSLVVALLAAFAVGRMRWRGRRAFILLVFTAQMAPWEALLIPVYVIARDVDLLDSLSMLTLIYFMTTLPFTIVTLRGFLAAIPVELEEAAQVDGCTRPQAFRRVTFPLLAPGLLSTSLFGFITAWNEFAFANTLIIKNQDARTLPVWLSSFSNVFGTDWGATMAASTLFMLPVLVVFLLLQNRVTSGMTAGAVKG, from the coding sequence GTGACCACCGGAACCGTACGTCCTCCGGTCCGCCGGCGGACCACCGGCAGGGCGCTGCGGCGGCTGCCGCTGAACCTGGCGGCGCTGCTCACCCTGGCGGTCACCGCCTTCCCGGTCTACTGGATGCTGATCACGGCGCTGAAGCCGACCTCCGACATCCAGGCCGACAACCCGTCGTTCCTGCCGCTGCACCCCACGCTCGCGCACTTCCGTACCGCGGTGGACGCCGACGGCTTCGGGACCTTCTGGCGCAACAGTCTCACCGTCACGCTCGGCGCGGTGCTGATGTCCCTGGTGGTGGCGCTGCTGGCGGCCTTCGCGGTGGGGCGGATGCGGTGGCGGGGGCGCCGGGCCTTCATCCTGCTGGTCTTCACCGCCCAGATGGCGCCCTGGGAGGCGCTGCTGATCCCGGTGTACGTGATCGCCCGGGACGTCGACCTGCTCGACAGCCTGTCGATGCTCACCCTGATCTACTTCATGACCACGCTGCCCTTCACCATCGTGACGCTGCGCGGCTTCCTCGCCGCGATCCCGGTGGAACTCGAGGAGGCCGCGCAGGTCGACGGGTGCACCCGGCCGCAGGCGTTCCGCCGGGTGACCTTCCCGCTGCTGGCGCCCGGGCTGCTGTCCACCTCGCTCTTCGGCTTCATCACCGCCTGGAACGAGTTCGCCTTCGCCAACACGCTGATCATCAAGAACCAGGACGCCCGCACCCTGCCGGTCTGGCTCTCCTCGTTCAGCAATGTCTTCGGCACCGACTGGGGCGCCACGATGGCCGCCTCCACGCTCTTCATGCTGCCGGTCCTGGTGGTCTTCCTGCTGCTGCAGAACCGGGTCACCTCCGGCATGACCGCGGGCGCCGTCAAGGGCTGA
- a CDS encoding extracellular solute-binding protein yields the protein MRSRLFPGAAALALAACLTGLTACGSSGSSDDGAGDGADAAKPAGLTVWIMRDSVSDAFLSRFRTDFEATHKGTTLDIQIQEWDGIGQKITSALASKDAPDVMEVGNTQVAQYAASGGVKDLTGKVADLEGADWIPGLAEPGKIDGKQYGIPWYAANRVVIYNKDLFAKAGITTPPKTRDEWIADTTKLNTGGDDGIYLTGQTWYALAGFIWDEGGDLAVKGADGSWKGTLDTPQAKAGMAFYKQLQALGKGPKDSDEAKPPQADVFAKGRSAQIISVPGGADAITKANPAMKGKIGFFPIPGKSADKPGAVFTGGSDLVIPEASRHQAQAYEVVRALAGATWQTDMAKTMSYVPNRTSLAGVLAGNPGASVMAVGAANGHATPNSPNWAAVEANNPIKQYMTQVLTGADPDAAAKTASDAITKALNTAS from the coding sequence GTGAGATCCAGACTCTTCCCCGGCGCCGCCGCACTCGCCCTCGCCGCCTGCCTGACCGGCCTCACCGCCTGCGGTTCGTCCGGCTCCTCCGACGACGGCGCCGGTGACGGCGCCGACGCCGCCAAACCGGCCGGACTCACCGTGTGGATCATGCGCGACAGCGTGTCCGACGCCTTCCTCAGCCGCTTCAGGACCGACTTCGAAGCCACCCACAAGGGCACCACCCTGGACATCCAGATCCAGGAGTGGGACGGCATCGGCCAGAAGATCACCAGCGCGCTCGCCAGCAAGGACGCCCCCGATGTGATGGAGGTCGGCAACACCCAGGTCGCCCAGTACGCGGCCAGCGGCGGGGTGAAGGACCTCACCGGCAAGGTCGCCGATCTGGAGGGCGCCGACTGGATACCCGGCCTCGCCGAGCCGGGGAAGATCGACGGCAAGCAGTACGGCATCCCCTGGTACGCCGCCAACCGGGTGGTGATCTACAACAAGGACCTCTTCGCGAAGGCCGGCATCACCACCCCGCCGAAGACCAGGGACGAGTGGATCGCGGACACCACCAAGCTCAACACCGGTGGCGACGACGGCATTTACCTGACCGGTCAGACCTGGTACGCGCTGGCCGGCTTCATCTGGGACGAGGGCGGCGACCTGGCGGTCAAGGGCGCCGACGGCAGCTGGAAGGGCACGCTGGACACCCCGCAGGCCAAGGCGGGCATGGCCTTCTACAAACAGCTGCAGGCACTCGGCAAGGGCCCCAAGGACTCCGACGAGGCGAAGCCGCCGCAGGCGGACGTCTTCGCCAAAGGCAGGAGCGCGCAGATCATCTCGGTGCCCGGCGGCGCGGACGCGATCACCAAGGCCAATCCGGCGATGAAGGGGAAGATCGGCTTCTTCCCGATCCCCGGCAAGTCCGCCGACAAACCGGGCGCGGTCTTCACCGGCGGCTCCGACCTGGTGATCCCCGAGGCGTCCCGGCACCAGGCGCAGGCGTACGAAGTGGTCAGGGCCCTGGCCGGCGCCACGTGGCAGACCGACATGGCCAAGACCATGAGCTACGTGCCCAACCGCACCTCGCTCGCCGGGGTGCTGGCCGGCAACCCGGGCGCCTCGGTGATGGCGGTCGGCGCGGCCAACGGTCATGCCACCCCCAACTCCCCCAACTGGGCCGCCGTCGAGGCCAACAACCCGATCAAGCAGTACATGACGCAGGTGCTGACCGGCGCCGATCCGGACGCCGCGGCGAAGACCGCGTCGGACGCGATCACCAAGGCCCTCAACACCGCCTCCTGA
- a CDS encoding carbohydrate ABC transporter permease, whose translation MLTAPSAAPQVAATDPPAARPRRRGRRIAAAAWPYLLVAPTVLGAAFLLGYPLVRNTVMSFQHFGLGELIRGGASLAGFANYREVLGDPEFWTVVRRTLWWTALNVALIMVLGTLISLMLIRLGRRMRLAVMTALVLTWATPVIAATTIFQWLFQSRFGVVNWLLVKLGFTSFRDYTWFAHGGSTFGILVALVVWQSVPFAALTLYGGLTTIPAELYESARIDGAGALQTFRLVTFPMLRPLFALITSLEVIWCFKCFTQIWVIGQGGPDGATTTLPVYAFQIAQSLHKYDLGSAVSTLTVLILLGALVFNLRRMFRQEGAL comes from the coding sequence GTGCTCACCGCTCCTTCCGCCGCCCCTCAGGTGGCCGCAACCGATCCGCCCGCGGCGCGGCCACGGCGGCGCGGGCGCCGGATCGCCGCCGCGGCCTGGCCGTATCTGCTGGTCGCGCCGACCGTGCTGGGCGCGGCTTTCCTGCTGGGCTATCCGCTGGTCCGCAACACCGTGATGTCCTTCCAGCACTTCGGACTGGGCGAGCTGATCCGGGGCGGCGCGAGCTTGGCGGGCTTCGCCAACTACCGCGAGGTGCTGGGCGATCCGGAGTTCTGGACGGTGGTGCGGCGGACCCTGTGGTGGACCGCGCTGAACGTGGCGCTGATCATGGTGCTGGGCACGCTGATCTCGCTGATGCTGATCCGGCTCGGCCGGCGGATGCGGCTGGCGGTGATGACGGCGCTGGTGCTGACCTGGGCCACCCCGGTGATCGCGGCGACCACCATCTTCCAGTGGCTCTTCCAGTCCCGTTTCGGAGTGGTCAACTGGCTGCTGGTGAAGCTGGGTTTCACGTCCTTCCGGGACTACACCTGGTTCGCGCACGGCGGCTCCACCTTCGGCATCCTGGTCGCCCTGGTGGTGTGGCAGTCGGTGCCGTTCGCCGCGCTGACCCTCTACGGCGGGCTCACCACCATCCCGGCCGAGCTGTACGAGTCGGCGCGGATCGACGGCGCGGGCGCCCTGCAGACCTTCCGGCTGGTGACCTTCCCGATGCTGCGGCCGCTCTTCGCGCTGATCACCTCGCTCGAAGTGATCTGGTGCTTCAAGTGCTTCACCCAGATCTGGGTGATCGGCCAGGGCGGCCCCGACGGCGCGACCACCACGCTGCCGGTCTACGCCTTCCAGATCGCGCAGTCACTGCACAAGTACGACCTGGGTTCCGCGGTCTCCACGCTGACCGTGCTGATCCTGCTCGGGGCGCTGGTGTTCAACCTGCGCCGGATGTTCCGCCAGGAGGGCGCCCTGTGA
- a CDS encoding beta-N-acetylhexosaminidase — protein sequence MIIPHPTHLARLPGRFTFDENTTVRADGDAMAAAKLLRTLLAPATGLPLRPSPAGTVVLTVDPQLGGLGAEGYGLTVGPDAVLLRAARPEGLLHGVQTIRQLLPPEALSRRPVAGVPWRMPCVQITDVPRFGWRGVMIDVARRFQPVSFLRRLVDLLALHKLNVLHLHLTDDQGWRMPVAAYPRLTGVGGSRARSMLGRAGSGRFDSRPHAGAYTTAELRSLVAYAAERGITVVPEIEMPGHARAALAAYPELGNVPGRQLDVWTEWGVCETVFGVHDEVLDFCRTVLGEVLDVFPSPYVHVGGDECPVIEWETSPRALARTAELGLAAPKLLRGWFLGRIGEFLLDAGRRPLCWAEDGGTLPPEFTVMPWRDADHGLAAARRGHQVVMAPHRSTYLDYPQSDDPGEPLGQAGAVVDLHAVHHSEPAPPSWEPAATARVLGTQAQLWTEFARTPGQIEYLAFPRLCALADRAWNPASDWATDFLPALRHHEDRLAVLGVRHRATAQPRTGSLPRTTSH from the coding sequence GTGATCATTCCGCACCCCACCCATCTGGCCCGGCTGCCCGGCCGGTTCACCTTCGACGAGAACACGACGGTACGGGCCGACGGCGACGCCATGGCGGCGGCCAAGCTGCTGCGGACGCTGCTCGCCCCGGCCACCGGGCTGCCGCTGCGGCCCTCCCCGGCCGGCACCGTGGTGCTCACCGTCGACCCGCAGCTCGGCGGTCTCGGCGCCGAGGGGTACGGGCTGACCGTCGGCCCCGACGCGGTGCTGCTGCGCGCCGCCCGGCCCGAGGGGCTGCTGCACGGGGTGCAGACGATCCGCCAACTGCTGCCCCCCGAAGCACTGTCACGGCGGCCGGTGGCGGGGGTGCCGTGGCGGATGCCCTGTGTGCAGATCACCGACGTGCCGCGGTTCGGCTGGCGCGGCGTGATGATCGATGTCGCCCGGCGCTTCCAGCCGGTCTCCTTCCTGCGGCGGCTGGTGGACCTGCTGGCCCTGCACAAGCTCAATGTGCTGCATCTGCACCTCACCGACGACCAGGGCTGGCGGATGCCGGTGGCGGCGTATCCGCGGCTCACCGGGGTCGGCGGGTCCCGGGCCCGGTCGATGCTGGGCCGGGCCGGCAGCGGCCGGTTCGACTCCCGGCCGCACGCTGGCGCTTACACCACGGCGGAACTGCGCTCGCTGGTGGCCTACGCGGCCGAGCGGGGGATCACCGTGGTGCCGGAGATCGAGATGCCGGGGCACGCCCGGGCGGCGCTGGCGGCGTACCCGGAGCTGGGCAACGTCCCCGGGCGGCAGCTGGACGTGTGGACCGAGTGGGGCGTGTGCGAGACGGTGTTCGGCGTCCACGACGAGGTGCTGGACTTCTGCCGGACGGTGCTCGGCGAGGTGCTTGACGTCTTCCCCTCGCCGTATGTGCACGTGGGCGGCGACGAGTGCCCGGTGATCGAGTGGGAGACCAGCCCGCGGGCGCTGGCCCGCACCGCGGAGTTGGGGCTCGCGGCGCCGAAGTTGCTGCGCGGCTGGTTCCTCGGCCGGATCGGGGAGTTCCTGCTGGACGCCGGGCGCCGGCCGCTGTGCTGGGCGGAGGACGGCGGCACGCTGCCGCCGGAGTTCACCGTGATGCCGTGGCGGGACGCCGATCACGGGCTGGCGGCTGCCCGGCGCGGCCACCAGGTGGTCATGGCGCCGCACCGCTCGACGTATCTGGACTATCCGCAGTCGGACGACCCCGGCGAACCGCTCGGCCAGGCCGGGGCGGTGGTCGATCTGCACGCCGTGCACCACAGTGAGCCGGCGCCGCCGTCCTGGGAGCCGGCTGCCACCGCCCGGGTGCTCGGTACGCAGGCGCAGCTGTGGACCGAGTTCGCCCGCACTCCCGGCCAGATCGAGTACCTGGCGTTCCCCCGGCTGTGCGCGCTCGCCGACCGGGCCTGGAACCCGGCGAGCGACTGGGCCACCGACTTCCTTCCCGCTCTCCGGCACCACGAGGACCGCCTCGCGGTGCTGGGCGTCCGCCACCGGGCCACCGCGCAGCCGCGCACCGGCTCCCTTCCCCGCACCACCTCGCACTGA
- the pdxR gene encoding MocR-like pyridoxine biosynthesis transcription factor PdxR, giving the protein MDRSKDDAADRSTTDPDVGADFLQLRSAEAPLGGLAGWLTARLRSAIAEGRLPVGSRLPPSRQLAAELRVSRGVVTEAYRRLAEDGHVAGRGRGGTVVLAAPEAAAGGGGEQHADRARPFTAFPPGPEVFDTLRAAPSRVDLSPGVPDLSAFPRAAWLRAERAVLAGLAAGGFGYGDPRGAYELRRAVAAWLARFRGVAADPDEVVIVAGTAQALTLLARVLAAHGVREVAVEDPGSLGVRQHLRHVLPATPPVPVDAEGIRVDALRATGARAVLLTPAHQFPTGVVLSGPRRRQLMAWAEEGGLVIEDDYDAEHRYDRPPVAALRAALPGRVCYAGSVSKVLAPALRLGWVLAPAPYHDALVAEKRFTDLGNAVLAQLVLARLMESGVLEAQLRLLRRRHRSRRDAMTAAIRRYLPGAVVHGAAAGLHLTVTFAEDSVSDLALSAASLDRGVKVQPLSWHRQLPGGPGLVLGYAANSPDVLASAVAEVGAARSELLSAGRSAPSTG; this is encoded by the coding sequence TCCAAAGACGACGCGGCCGACAGGTCCACAACGGACCCGGACGTCGGCGCGGACTTCCTGCAACTGCGGTCCGCCGAAGCGCCGTTGGGCGGGCTGGCCGGCTGGCTGACGGCCCGGCTCCGCTCGGCCATCGCCGAAGGACGGCTGCCGGTCGGCAGCCGTCTGCCACCGTCCCGGCAGCTGGCCGCCGAACTCCGGGTCTCCCGGGGCGTGGTGACCGAGGCGTACCGGCGGCTCGCGGAGGACGGCCATGTGGCGGGGCGCGGGCGCGGCGGCACCGTCGTACTCGCCGCACCCGAGGCGGCGGCCGGCGGTGGCGGGGAGCAACACGCTGACCGCGCCCGGCCGTTCACCGCGTTCCCGCCCGGGCCGGAGGTCTTCGACACGCTGCGGGCCGCGCCTTCCCGGGTGGACCTCTCCCCCGGCGTGCCCGACCTGAGTGCCTTCCCCAGGGCCGCCTGGCTGCGGGCCGAGCGCGCTGTGCTGGCCGGGCTGGCCGCGGGCGGCTTCGGGTACGGCGACCCGCGGGGCGCGTACGAGCTGCGGCGGGCGGTGGCGGCCTGGCTGGCCCGCTTCCGGGGTGTCGCCGCCGACCCGGACGAGGTGGTGATCGTGGCCGGCACCGCGCAGGCGCTCACGCTGCTGGCCCGGGTGCTGGCGGCCCACGGCGTACGCGAGGTGGCCGTCGAGGACCCCGGCTCGCTCGGCGTCCGCCAGCACCTGCGGCATGTGCTGCCCGCGACGCCGCCGGTCCCGGTGGACGCCGAGGGCATCCGGGTCGACGCCCTGCGGGCCACCGGGGCGCGCGCGGTGCTGCTGACCCCGGCGCACCAGTTCCCCACCGGGGTGGTGCTCAGCGGGCCGCGGCGGCGGCAGCTGATGGCGTGGGCGGAGGAGGGCGGGCTCGTCATCGAAGACGACTACGACGCGGAGCACCGCTACGACCGGCCCCCGGTGGCCGCGCTGCGGGCGGCGCTGCCGGGGCGGGTCTGCTACGCGGGCAGCGTCTCGAAGGTGCTGGCGCCCGCGCTGCGGCTCGGGTGGGTGCTGGCTCCGGCGCCGTACCACGACGCCCTGGTGGCGGAGAAACGGTTCACCGACCTGGGCAACGCGGTGCTCGCGCAGCTGGTGCTGGCCCGGCTGATGGAGTCGGGCGTGCTGGAGGCGCAGCTGCGGCTGCTGCGGCGGCGGCACCGGTCGCGCCGGGACGCGATGACGGCGGCGATCCGTAGGTACCTGCCGGGGGCGGTGGTGCACGGCGCGGCTGCCGGGCTGCATCTGACGGTCACCTTCGCCGAGGACTCCGTCTCGGACCTGGCACTGTCGGCCGCGTCACTCGATCGGGGGGTGAAGGTGCAGCCGCTCTCCTGGCACCGGCAGCTGCCGGGGGGGCCGGGGCTGGTGCTCGGTTACGCCGCCAACAGCCCGGATGTGCTCGCTTCGGCGGTCGCCGAGGTGGGTGCGGCCCGGTCGGAGCTCCTGAGCGCGGGGCGCTCCGCGCCGTCCACCGGCTGA
- a CDS encoding SAV_915 family protein, producing MQVSQHQPPPGEPTTGKPPTPTAPTPVAPSTATPAASPTGERHADDRATAGPTPAAPSSATPGEAGTTTTAGGTPATPTRHLISAATTGTPAGPTPTAPSTATPAATPADEVPATHDRTPTGATSAHHLISATTAAAAGTVPLADDGATPTPTPSGTPATPTHHLLGATTTTAPAGTPADEVSAVPAGGEAVLGRGSEEAVPARGGVLYVPVKQGPAGAVVRLWRTPFGTRTAVAFTSDQRLRSVLGPTQPWIRLSEAALRRMAEPLGAPHLTVDPVLTARPPASWSEPAPAEPCGHVPQKQQRAGTAP from the coding sequence ATGCAGGTAAGCCAGCACCAGCCGCCCCCCGGCGAGCCGACCACCGGCAAACCTCCCACCCCCACGGCCCCCACGCCTGTGGCCCCCAGCACGGCGACCCCCGCCGCCTCCCCGACGGGCGAACGCCACGCCGACGACCGGGCCACCGCTGGCCCCACGCCCGCGGCCCCCAGCAGCGCGACCCCCGGCGAAGCCGGCACCACCACCACGGCCGGCGGCACGCCCGCGACCCCCACCCGCCACCTGATCAGCGCGGCCACCACCGGGACACCGGCCGGGCCCACGCCCACGGCCCCCAGCACGGCGACCCCCGCAGCGACCCCCGCTGACGAGGTGCCCGCGACCCACGACCGCACCCCGACGGGCGCAACGTCCGCCCACCACCTGATCAGCGCGACCACCGCCGCCGCGGCCGGCACCGTGCCCCTCGCCGACGACGGGGCCACCCCCACGCCCACGCCCAGCGGCACGCCCGCGACCCCCACCCACCACCTGCTCGGCGCGACCACCACCACGGCGCCCGCAGGGACCCCCGCTGACGAGGTGTCCGCTGTCCCCGCCGGAGGCGAAGCCGTGTTGGGCCGGGGGTCGGAAGAGGCGGTGCCGGCGCGGGGTGGGGTGCTGTATGTGCCGGTGAAGCAAGGGCCCGCCGGGGCCGTGGTGCGGCTGTGGCGGACGCCGTTCGGGACCAGGACGGCGGTCGCCTTCACCAGTGACCAGCGGCTGCGGTCCGTGCTCGGGCCGACGCAGCCGTGGATCCGGCTCTCCGAGGCCGCGCTGCGGCGGATGGCCGAGCCGCTGGGTGCCCCGCATCTGACCGTCGACCCGGTGCTCACCGCCCGGCCGCCGGCCTCCTGGTCCGAGCCCGCGCCGGCCGAGCCGTGCGGGCACGTCCCGCAGAAGCAGCAGCGCGCCGGCACCGCCCCGTAA